One Thiocapsa bogorovii DNA segment encodes these proteins:
- a CDS encoding efflux RND transporter permease subunit, whose product MSPTDAGPPGARLNLSALAVRERSVTLFLILVTAVAGLVAFLQLGRAEDPAFTVRVMVVSALWPGASAQQMQDLVADPLEKRIGEVELFYRLETTARPGRVDMLVEFQDYAPSEQIPDLFYQVRKRMSDAAASLPAGVLGPFVNDDFSDVYFALYALTAPDLPNRLLVREAERIRDRLARVEGVQKARILGERPQRFFVELDQARLATLGVSPADVREALDAQNRLAPAGLVETDGPRLYLRPDAELLELEDIRHVPVRVGEHLLTLGEIAEVSRGYEDPPEFLIRAGGEDAILLGVVMQRGENGLALGERLVALQDELEASLPLGVGFSQLTNQADAITHAVDLFQIKFLAAVAVVMLVSFVAIGWRAGLVVGIAIPLTLGLTFLLMLIRGINLDRVSLGALIISLGLLVDDAIIAIEMMLVKMEAGWDRLRAAAHAWTVTAAPMLSGTLVTVIGFVPIGFARSGVGEYAGNIFWVLAFALLASWVVAVTFTPYLGTLLLQAPQRRGGHASESAYATPLYRRLRGLIRGCVRYKIWVVAATFGLLVLSIVGLAGSVQKQFFPTSDRPEVLIDIRLPEGSAIRATAAVVERVEAILAEAPGVRSSAAYLGAGAPRFFLALNPEFPNPAFAKLIVVAEGAAERDALIARLQSHVETGAFPEARVRVHKLLYGPPVIWPVTFRVVGPDPLVLRRIADQVRDVVAANPNTVDPHLDWGERVPVVRFALDPERLRLIGLTPRELAGQLEYQLSGLPATEIREDIRNVQLILRGLAEEVPASAEGSGAEAGLGGAAITPTSLAGINLKTLDGRTIPLEQAGELMIAFEDPVLKRYNREPFIAVQSEVQGAQPPNVTEAIWSELQGLIVELPPGYRIDIGGAVEQSGKADASIQRVQPIMLVLMLIVIMLQMRSFSGTLMIVATAPLGVIGATLALLIADRPFGFVALLGLIGLAGILMRNTLILAKQIEDNLHQGLERSAAVVEATVQRARPVVLTAAAAVLAFIPLTTDTFWGPLAFVLIGGVLVGTLITLLFLPALYALWFRVRLSSADSPSDQRAVQTSAGSGLP is encoded by the coding sequence ATGAGCCCGACCGATGCCGGACCGCCGGGAGCACGACTAAACCTCTCCGCGCTCGCCGTGCGCGAGCGCTCGGTCACGCTCTTTCTGATCCTAGTGACCGCCGTCGCCGGTCTAGTGGCCTTCCTGCAGCTCGGGCGGGCGGAAGACCCGGCCTTCACCGTGCGGGTGATGGTCGTCTCGGCGCTCTGGCCGGGGGCGAGCGCGCAGCAGATGCAGGATCTGGTTGCCGACCCGCTTGAGAAGCGCATCGGCGAGGTCGAGCTCTTCTACCGGCTCGAGACCACGGCACGTCCCGGACGGGTGGACATGTTGGTCGAGTTTCAGGATTACGCGCCCTCCGAGCAGATCCCGGATCTCTTCTACCAGGTGCGCAAACGCATGTCGGACGCGGCCGCGAGCCTCCCGGCCGGGGTGCTCGGGCCCTTCGTGAACGACGACTTCTCGGACGTCTATTTCGCGCTCTATGCACTCACGGCACCGGACTTGCCGAACCGCCTGCTGGTGCGCGAGGCCGAGCGAATCCGCGATCGCCTGGCCCGGGTCGAGGGCGTGCAGAAGGCACGTATCCTCGGCGAGCGCCCGCAGCGCTTCTTCGTGGAGCTCGATCAGGCGCGCTTGGCGACGCTCGGAGTGTCGCCCGCCGACGTGCGCGAGGCGCTGGACGCGCAGAATCGGCTCGCACCGGCGGGTCTGGTCGAGACCGACGGGCCGCGGCTCTATCTTCGCCCGGACGCCGAGCTGCTTGAGCTCGAGGACATCCGCCATGTCCCGGTGCGTGTCGGCGAGCATCTGCTCACCCTGGGAGAGATCGCCGAGGTCAGTCGAGGCTACGAGGATCCGCCCGAGTTTCTGATCCGCGCGGGCGGGGAGGATGCGATCCTGCTCGGGGTGGTGATGCAGCGCGGCGAGAACGGGCTGGCGCTCGGCGAGCGCTTGGTCGCGCTGCAGGACGAGCTGGAGGCCAGTCTGCCGTTGGGTGTCGGCTTTTCGCAGCTCACCAATCAGGCCGATGCCATCACGCATGCCGTTGACCTCTTTCAGATCAAATTCCTGGCTGCGGTCGCGGTGGTGATGCTGGTCAGCTTCGTCGCCATCGGCTGGCGGGCGGGGCTGGTTGTCGGCATTGCCATTCCACTGACGCTCGGGCTCACCTTCCTGTTGATGCTGATCCGTGGGATCAACCTGGACCGGGTGAGCTTGGGCGCGCTCATCATCTCTCTGGGCCTTTTGGTCGACGATGCCATCATCGCGATCGAGATGATGTTGGTGAAGATGGAGGCCGGCTGGGATCGGCTGCGGGCCGCGGCGCATGCCTGGACGGTAACCGCCGCACCCATGCTGAGCGGTACCTTGGTGACCGTCATCGGCTTCGTGCCCATCGGCTTCGCGCGCTCGGGTGTGGGCGAGTATGCGGGAAACATCTTCTGGGTGCTGGCCTTCGCGCTGCTCGCCTCCTGGGTGGTGGCGGTGACCTTCACGCCCTATCTGGGGACTTTGCTGCTTCAGGCGCCGCAGCGCAGGGGCGGGCATGCCTCGGAGAGCGCCTACGCGACGCCGCTTTACCGGAGGCTGCGCGGGCTGATCCGAGGCTGTGTTCGCTACAAGATCTGGGTCGTGGCCGCGACCTTCGGGCTGTTGGTCCTATCGATCGTCGGGCTGGCCGGCAGCGTGCAGAAACAGTTCTTCCCGACCTCCGATCGCCCGGAGGTCCTGATCGACATCCGGCTCCCCGAGGGCAGCGCGATCCGCGCGACGGCGGCGGTGGTCGAACGGGTCGAGGCGATCCTGGCGGAGGCACCCGGCGTGCGTTCGAGTGCGGCCTATCTCGGCGCGGGGGCCCCGCGATTCTTCCTCGCCCTGAACCCCGAGTTTCCGAATCCGGCCTTCGCCAAGCTCATCGTGGTGGCCGAAGGCGCGGCTGAGCGCGACGCGCTGATTGCCCGGCTCCAATCCCATGTCGAGACCGGCGCGTTCCCCGAGGCGCGGGTGCGGGTGCACAAGCTGCTCTATGGGCCTCCGGTGATCTGGCCCGTGACCTTTCGTGTCGTGGGGCCCGATCCGCTGGTGCTGCGCCGGATCGCCGACCAGGTGCGGGATGTGGTCGCGGCCAATCCGAATACGGTGGACCCGCATCTGGACTGGGGCGAGCGCGTCCCCGTGGTGCGGTTTGCACTCGATCCTGAGCGGCTGCGTCTGATCGGGCTCACCCCGCGCGAGCTTGCCGGTCAGCTGGAGTATCAGCTCTCCGGGCTGCCGGCGACCGAGATCCGCGAGGATATCCGCAACGTGCAGCTGATCCTGCGCGGGCTTGCCGAGGAGGTTCCGGCGAGCGCAGAAGGTTCCGGAGCCGAAGCAGGCCTCGGCGGCGCAGCGATCACGCCGACCAGCCTCGCCGGCATCAACCTCAAGACGCTCGACGGCCGGACCATCCCGCTCGAGCAGGCCGGCGAGCTGATGATCGCCTTCGAGGATCCGGTGCTCAAGCGTTACAACCGCGAGCCCTTCATCGCCGTCCAATCCGAGGTTCAAGGCGCGCAGCCGCCGAACGTGACCGAGGCCATTTGGAGCGAGCTGCAGGGGCTGATCGTCGAGCTGCCGCCCGGCTATCGGATCGACATCGGCGGTGCGGTGGAGCAATCGGGCAAGGCCGACGCCTCGATCCAGCGCGTGCAGCCGATCATGCTGGTCCTGATGCTGATCGTGATCATGCTGCAGATGCGCAGCTTCTCGGGCACGCTCATGATCGTGGCCACGGCGCCGCTCGGGGTGATCGGGGCGACCCTGGCCTTGCTGATCGCCGATCGTCCCTTCGGTTTCGTCGCCCTGCTCGGATTGATCGGGCTGGCCGGTATCCTGATGCGCAACACCCTGATCCTGGCCAAGCAGATCGAGGACAACCTGCACCAGGGTCTGGAGCGCTCCGCCGCCGTCGTGGAGGCCACGGTGCAGCGCGCGCGCCCGGTGGTGCTGACGGCGGCGGCGGCCGTCCTCGCCTTCATCCCGCTCACCACCGACACCTTCTGGGGGCCGCTCGCCTTCGTGCTGATCGGCGGGGTGTTGGTCGGTACCCTGATTACGCTGCTGTTTCTGCCGGCGCTCTACGCGTTGTGGTTTCGGGTGCGCCTGAGCTCGGCAGACTCGCCCTCTGACCAGCGTGCCGTCCAGACCTCGGCCGGCTCTGGTCTGCCGTAG
- a CDS encoding efflux RND transporter periplasmic adaptor subunit, whose translation MSRIGAICVAALLGSGCEPSQDASSALEALPDPESVPWVLSARVESAPNSVWTLTGTVRARHEIPLSFRIGGEIQERLVDAGAHVEAGDVLFRLDPRDVKQQRLAAEATVASARAESENAERERERLDDLLTKRLASEQDHDRAVTAARAAEQRLLAAEASLEQARNATRYADLLAPATGVILDVEGQVGQVVSPSQAVARLAEDGPREIEVQVPESRRVGLPPEATAQLGNGPVDRSASAASGGSAPVQVTLREIAGSADPLSRTWRARYRLPDLPAEPGLGTTVTLTFETAREASGPFARVPLGAVLERGEGPLIWRIEEGRVEPEPIELIGIVGEQAEIRTDLAPGTAVVALGAHLLLPGQAVQVLER comes from the coding sequence ATGAGTAGGATCGGAGCGATCTGCGTCGCAGCGCTCTTGGGCTCGGGATGCGAGCCGAGTCAGGACGCGTCGAGCGCGCTCGAGGCGCTGCCCGATCCCGAATCGGTACCTTGGGTGCTGTCCGCCCGGGTGGAGTCCGCGCCGAACAGCGTCTGGACGCTCACGGGGACGGTGCGTGCTCGTCATGAGATCCCTTTGTCCTTCCGGATCGGCGGGGAGATCCAGGAGCGCTTGGTCGATGCCGGGGCGCATGTGGAGGCCGGAGACGTCCTGTTCCGGCTCGATCCGCGCGACGTGAAACAGCAACGCCTGGCAGCCGAGGCGACGGTCGCGAGTGCCCGGGCCGAGTCCGAGAACGCCGAGCGCGAGCGCGAGCGTCTCGACGATCTTCTGACCAAGCGTCTCGCCAGCGAGCAGGACCATGATCGGGCCGTGACCGCCGCGCGCGCGGCCGAGCAACGCTTGCTGGCGGCCGAGGCAAGCCTGGAGCAGGCCCGCAACGCCACGCGCTATGCCGATCTGCTTGCACCCGCGACGGGCGTGATCCTGGATGTGGAGGGGCAGGTCGGACAGGTCGTCTCGCCGAGTCAGGCGGTTGCGCGGCTGGCCGAGGACGGGCCGCGGGAGATCGAGGTGCAAGTGCCCGAATCGCGGCGTGTCGGTCTGCCGCCCGAGGCGACGGCCCAGCTCGGGAACGGCCCTGTCGACCGATCGGCGAGCGCCGCGTCGGGCGGATCGGCGCCCGTGCAGGTCACCCTGCGCGAGATCGCCGGCAGTGCCGATCCGCTCAGCCGGACCTGGCGTGCGCGCTATCGTCTGCCTGACCTGCCCGCCGAGCCCGGGCTCGGCACGACGGTGACCCTGACCTTCGAAACGGCACGCGAGGCGTCCGGACCCTTCGCTCGGGTGCCGCTCGGCGCCGTCCTGGAACGCGGGGAAGGGCCGCTGATCTGGCGGATCGAGGAGGGACGCGTCGAGCCCGAGCCGATCGAGCTGATCGGCATCGTCGGCGAGCAGGCCGAGATCCGGACCGATCTGGCGCCGGGGACGGCGGTGGTGGCGCTGGGGGCACATCTGCTGCTGCCCGGTCAGGCCGTGCAGGTGCTTGAGCGATGA
- a CDS encoding ATP-binding protein, protein MSLLRKTPTCPVHGCELVLSHHGKKSNLGHYFIEVIGAPLLYCPQCLEKGQDTSVEVEPAASNAFLKRLVQALEGSEFPGLLNKPKIRVDFNPSKTTLEHPYTQGVMTHAAAMAQPRAAAQSSDEPEETRLEGIEPVEPRHTLDQLILDQDTLERIREATNVLVSQDLIYVTWGLSSVARTGRRVALNFYGPPGTGKTLAADAIADLLAKKILRISYAELESKYVGETPKNIKAAFAKASETGALLFFDEADSILGKRLINVSQSADNSINVARSTTLIELDNFDGAVIFASNLVGNYDTAFLRRMLAHVEFRLPASEQREKIWRCHIPPQLPVAEDVDFESLALYSEGAAGGDIQNAVLLAASYASMRQGAEQVVMLADLKRAIAFLLDGKRKILEGDAGTDTDRFDWG, encoded by the coding sequence ATGTCGCTGCTGCGCAAGACGCCGACCTGTCCGGTTCATGGCTGCGAGCTGGTGCTCTCCCACCACGGCAAGAAGAGCAATCTCGGGCATTACTTCATCGAGGTGATCGGGGCACCGCTCTTGTATTGCCCGCAGTGCTTGGAGAAGGGTCAAGACACATCCGTCGAGGTCGAGCCGGCGGCGTCCAACGCATTCTTGAAACGGCTGGTCCAGGCGCTCGAGGGCTCCGAATTTCCAGGGCTCCTGAACAAGCCCAAGATCCGGGTCGATTTCAACCCGTCGAAGACGACCTTGGAGCATCCCTACACCCAAGGCGTCATGACCCATGCCGCTGCGATGGCACAACCCAGGGCTGCCGCGCAGTCTTCCGACGAGCCCGAAGAGACGCGCTTGGAGGGCATCGAGCCGGTGGAGCCACGCCACACGCTCGATCAACTCATCCTCGATCAGGACACCTTGGAGCGCATCCGCGAGGCGACCAACGTGCTCGTCTCACAGGACCTGATCTACGTGACCTGGGGCCTGAGCTCGGTGGCCCGCACCGGGCGCAGGGTCGCGCTCAACTTCTACGGCCCGCCCGGGACCGGCAAGACCCTGGCCGCCGACGCCATCGCCGACCTGCTGGCGAAAAAGATCCTGCGCATCAGCTATGCCGAGCTCGAATCGAAATATGTCGGCGAGACACCCAAGAACATCAAGGCCGCCTTTGCAAAGGCGTCGGAGACGGGCGCCCTGCTCTTTTTCGACGAGGCCGACTCCATCCTCGGCAAGCGTCTAATCAACGTCTCCCAATCGGCCGACAACAGCATCAATGTCGCGCGCAGCACGACCCTGATCGAACTCGACAACTTCGACGGCGCGGTCATCTTCGCCTCGAATCTGGTCGGGAATTACGACACCGCCTTCCTGCGGCGCATGCTCGCCCACGTCGAGTTCAGGCTCCCCGCCAGCGAGCAGCGCGAGAAGATCTGGCGCTGCCACATCCCGCCCCAATTGCCGGTTGCGGAGGACGTCGATTTCGAGAGTTTGGCGCTCTACTCCGAGGGTGCGGCGGGCGGCGACATCCAAAACGCTGTCCTGCTAGCGGCCTCTTACGCCTCGATGCGACAGGGGGCCGAGCAGGTGGTCATGCTCGCCGACTTGAAACGCGCCATCGCCTTCCTCCTCGACGGCAAACGCAAGATCCTCGAGGGCGACGCCGGAACGGACACCGATCGGTTCGATTGGGGATAG
- a CDS encoding SLC13 family permease gives MLAAFRALTKIDLAAAVFAVVGFYLAGIVPSVEIAWVVGFLLLTIFLFAFEVVTVDVAAISIMVLLGLTGLFAPLMGLEQGLVPVEHLFDGFASNAVISIIAVMIIGAGLDKTGIMSEVAGFIMRIGGKTESRIIPLISGTVGGISSFMQNVGAAALFLPVVSRISARTGLPMSRLLMPMGFCAILGGTITMVGSSPLILLNDLILTSNKALPAGTAPMETFQLFDVTPIGIALLVAGILYFVLAGRFVLPSRANEMIKGSDTSTYLAETYGLSSFEIREVRLRPGSALVGLSVDELEQTWRVRVIAVEKGDGLRLGADGVDRSLGIEPGTTLGLLGTEEKLARFAEDNAVDVKADLELFSEAMSNTKAGIAEIVIPPGSSLIGKTARDVWLRKTYGLSLLAINRGGTQITFNTGGVRNTPLLAGDALVVHTTWADLTRLTKDRNFVVVTTEYPHEELRPHKVRAALVFFVITLALVLFTDLRLSVALLTGAMGMILAGVLSIDEAYEAVSWKTVFLLASLIPLGLAVEASGTAAWIAQQTLAGLGDVPVWVIQAALAVLATFFTLVMSNVGATVLLVPLAVNMALGVGANPAVFALTVAIATSNSFLIPTHQVNALLMGPGNYHVVDFMRAGGIMTILFLVVALTMLNLVFG, from the coding sequence ATGCTCGCCGCTTTTCGCGCCCTGACCAAGATCGATCTCGCCGCGGCCGTCTTCGCAGTCGTCGGGTTTTACCTCGCCGGAATCGTCCCGTCCGTGGAGATCGCTTGGGTCGTCGGATTTCTTCTCCTGACCATTTTTCTGTTCGCCTTCGAGGTGGTCACCGTCGATGTCGCCGCGATCAGCATCATGGTCCTGCTCGGTCTGACCGGACTCTTTGCGCCCTTGATGGGACTCGAGCAGGGTTTGGTACCGGTCGAGCATCTGTTCGACGGCTTTGCGAGCAACGCCGTGATCTCCATCATCGCGGTCATGATCATCGGCGCCGGGCTCGACAAGACCGGGATCATGTCGGAGGTGGCGGGTTTCATTATGCGCATCGGTGGAAAAACCGAGTCCCGCATTATCCCGCTGATCTCAGGAACGGTCGGAGGGATCTCGAGCTTCATGCAGAACGTCGGAGCCGCGGCACTCTTCCTGCCCGTGGTCAGCCGCATCTCGGCCCGCACGGGGTTGCCGATGTCGCGCCTTCTGATGCCGATGGGCTTCTGCGCCATCCTGGGCGGCACCATCACCATGGTCGGCTCCAGCCCGTTGATCCTGTTGAACGACCTGATCCTTACCTCGAACAAGGCGCTGCCGGCGGGCACCGCGCCGATGGAGACCTTCCAACTCTTCGACGTGACTCCGATCGGGATCGCATTGCTCGTCGCCGGTATCCTCTATTTCGTTCTCGCCGGGCGTTTCGTCCTGCCCTCGCGCGCAAACGAGATGATCAAGGGCAGCGATACCAGTACGTACCTCGCCGAGACCTACGGGCTGTCTTCCTTCGAGATCCGCGAAGTCAGACTCCGCCCGGGCAGCGCGCTGGTCGGCCTGAGTGTCGACGAGCTCGAGCAGACCTGGCGCGTGCGAGTCATCGCGGTCGAAAAGGGCGATGGCCTGCGCCTCGGGGCCGACGGGGTGGACCGCTCTCTCGGTATCGAGCCCGGCACCACGCTCGGCCTGCTCGGCACGGAGGAGAAGCTCGCGCGCTTTGCCGAGGATAACGCCGTTGACGTCAAAGCCGACCTCGAATTGTTCTCCGAGGCGATGTCGAACACCAAAGCGGGCATCGCAGAGATCGTCATTCCGCCCGGCTCCAGCCTGATCGGCAAGACCGCGCGCGACGTCTGGTTGCGCAAGACCTATGGCTTGTCGCTGCTCGCCATCAATCGCGGCGGCACGCAGATCACCTTCAACACCGGCGGCGTGCGCAATACGCCGCTCCTCGCCGGCGATGCACTGGTCGTCCACACGACCTGGGCGGATCTCACACGCCTGACCAAGGACCGCAATTTCGTCGTGGTCACGACCGAGTATCCGCATGAGGAACTGCGTCCGCACAAGGTTCGCGCTGCTCTTGTCTTCTTCGTGATCACACTGGCCCTGGTGCTCTTCACCGATCTGCGCCTCTCGGTCGCATTGCTGACCGGGGCCATGGGTATGATCCTGGCGGGCGTGCTCTCGATCGACGAGGCTTACGAAGCGGTCAGTTGGAAGACGGTCTTTCTGTTGGCCTCGCTCATTCCGCTCGGGCTCGCCGTAGAGGCCAGCGGCACCGCTGCATGGATCGCGCAGCAGACGCTCGCCGGGCTCGGGGACGTGCCCGTGTGGGTCATCCAGGCCGCGCTTGCGGTACTCGCCACCTTCTTCACGCTGGTGATGTCCAACGTCGGCGCGACAGTCTTGTTGGTGCCCCTGGCGGTCAACATGGCACTCGGTGTCGGCGCCAACCCTGCCGTGTTCGCCTTGACGGTCGCCATCGCCACGTCGAACTCCTTCTTGATTCCGACCCACCAGGTGAACGCGCTGCTGATGGGACCCGGGAATTACCATGTTGTCGATTTCATGCGCGCCGGCGGGATCATGACGATCCTCTTTTTGGTGGTGGCGCTGACCATGCTTAATCTGGTCTTTGGCTGA
- a CDS encoding TetR/AcrR family transcriptional regulator C-terminal domain-containing protein, with protein sequence MPTSDAGESDVRAAPRPAGRGRPPDPAKHAAILAAARRLVFSGSIQALNIEAVARASGVSKVTVYSHFGDLQGLIRAVVLLQRSEMTAALDDLPSGQRGLRQALIDLGCALMGFLTSDDYVALQRMLATLAREETWLGTLVYRDGAEATRNRLADRLAEAATRGDLRAHDSRLAAEQLLGMWQGIQTTGLLSGGCPRPNAEELRRRVECGVDVLLRAYAPEASRGRDLP encoded by the coding sequence ATGCCGACATCCGACGCCGGCGAGTCCGACGTACGGGCGGCGCCACGGCCTGCCGGACGCGGTCGCCCGCCGGACCCCGCCAAGCACGCGGCGATCCTCGCGGCCGCTCGAAGGCTCGTCTTCTCGGGCTCGATCCAGGCGCTCAATATCGAGGCCGTCGCCCGCGCCTCCGGGGTTTCGAAGGTCACGGTCTACAGCCATTTCGGTGACTTACAGGGTCTGATCCGCGCGGTCGTGCTGCTTCAGCGCAGCGAGATGACCGCCGCACTCGACGATCTGCCGTCGGGCCAGCGCGGGCTGAGACAGGCCCTGATCGACCTCGGATGCGCGCTCATGGGCTTCCTGACCAGTGACGACTATGTCGCACTGCAACGGATGCTCGCCACCTTGGCCCGAGAGGAGACCTGGCTCGGGACGCTCGTCTACCGGGACGGCGCGGAGGCGACGCGTAATCGCCTCGCCGACCGCCTGGCCGAAGCAGCGACTCGCGGCGACCTGAGAGCACACGACAGCCGCCTGGCCGCCGAGCAGCTGCTCGGTATGTGGCAGGGCATACAGACCACGGGGCTTTTGAGCGGCGGCTGTCCGCGACCGAACGCCGAGGAGCTCCGCCGTCGGGTCGAGTGCGGGGTCGACGTGCTGCTGCGGGCATACGCCCCCGAGGCATCACGCGGCCGAGATCTGCCATGA
- a CDS encoding putative bifunctional diguanylate cyclase/phosphodiesterase: MKIDADEVMAPLHAMQKATAWAFAFFLLPSASAALVLGRRLVRDETTIAAQQARYRAMLDSMNDGVALYRPRPDGSEFVLIDINPAAQRIAGVARREDVIGLPSRIAFSGLEAAGIYAAFGRVHRHGRRETVSLAVYDKGPSRLWLESDVIRLEGGEILSVFKDITARRAADERIEHLAHQDSLTGLVNRRNLEILLRQALHSAHREGRRLAVLFIDLDRFKVINDTLGHPYGMEAIVRWHHPRRGLLTAGYFIPIAEESGLIHVIGEWVLNAACRRFGEWKQRGLGPQRIAVNLSAHQLRDPTLIDTVSAVLRRYDINDNELELEVTETVAMRDPRPAVDTLQALRGLGVALAIDDFGTGHSSLAYLKHLPIQTLKLDREFVRDIENDENDAAISAATLALAHELGLRVVAEGIETEGQSRFLQAHGCDLLQGYFYGRPEPAEVWTARWSEGESAELRRTRNHNA, from the coding sequence GTGAAGATCGATGCCGACGAGGTCATGGCACCCCTACACGCGATGCAGAAGGCCACGGCATGGGCGTTCGCGTTCTTTCTTCTCCCCTCGGCCAGCGCGGCGCTTGTGCTCGGCCGCCGCTTGGTCAGGGACGAAACCACCATCGCCGCCCAACAGGCCCGCTACCGCGCGATGCTCGACAGCATGAACGACGGTGTTGCCCTCTACCGCCCGCGCCCGGACGGCAGCGAGTTTGTCTTGATCGACATCAATCCGGCCGCCCAGCGGATCGCCGGGGTGGCGAGACGCGAGGATGTGATCGGATTGCCGTCTCGCATCGCCTTCTCGGGTTTGGAGGCTGCGGGCATCTACGCCGCATTCGGCCGCGTTCATCGCCATGGCCGGCGCGAAACGGTTAGCCTTGCGGTCTACGACAAGGGCCCTAGCCGTCTCTGGCTCGAGAGCGACGTGATCCGCCTCGAGGGCGGCGAGATCCTTTCGGTGTTCAAAGACATCACCGCGCGCAGGGCCGCAGACGAACGCATCGAGCACCTCGCCCATCAAGACAGCCTGACCGGCCTCGTCAATCGCCGAAACCTCGAGATCCTGTTGCGGCAAGCGCTGCACTCGGCACACCGGGAAGGGCGCAGACTCGCGGTGCTCTTCATCGATCTTGACCGATTCAAGGTCATCAACGATACGCTCGGCCATCCCTACGGCATGGAGGCCATCGTCCGTTGGCACCATCCACGGCGCGGCTTGCTGACCGCGGGCTATTTCATTCCGATCGCGGAAGAATCCGGACTCATCCACGTGATCGGGGAGTGGGTGTTGAATGCGGCCTGTCGGCGTTTCGGAGAATGGAAGCAGCGGGGCTTGGGACCGCAGCGTATCGCCGTCAACCTCTCCGCCCACCAGCTGCGCGATCCCACCCTGATCGACACCGTCTCTGCAGTGCTGCGACGCTACGACATCAACGACAACGAGCTGGAGCTCGAGGTCACCGAAACGGTGGCGATGCGCGATCCCAGGCCCGCCGTGGACACCCTGCAAGCCCTGCGCGGCCTCGGAGTTGCCCTGGCGATCGACGATTTCGGTACCGGCCATTCCTCGCTGGCCTATCTCAAACACCTGCCGATCCAGACACTGAAGCTCGACCGCGAGTTCGTGCGCGATATCGAAAACGACGAGAACGACGCCGCGATCAGTGCCGCGACCCTCGCCCTCGCCCATGAGCTCGGCCTCAGGGTGGTGGCCGAGGGCATCGAGACGGAGGGTCAGAGCCGTTTCCTGCAAGCGCACGGCTGCGACCTCCTGCAGGGCTATTTCTACGGCAGACCAGAGCCGGCCGAGGTCTGGACGGCACGCTGGTCAGAGGGCGAGTCTGCCGAGCTCAGGCGCACCCGAAACCACAACGCGTAG